Proteins encoded within one genomic window of Oncorhynchus masou masou isolate Uvic2021 chromosome 1, UVic_Omas_1.1, whole genome shotgun sequence:
- the LOC135545060 gene encoding fibroblast growth factor 5-like, which produces MIVPLSLFIFALLQLICAAVVAVSAVVITGSVKYVSLEDQLLEEGTISGSGRRTCRLYCRVGIGFHLQIHTDGRVNGSHEPNQLSVLELFAVSQGVIGIRGVYSNRFLAMNKRGRLHAIERFTDDCRFWERFQESSYNTYASVLHRNHRTGRDWYVALNKRGKSKMGSSPRVKSQHVSTHFLPRLHVHNLQRVRGFTITDRSKERRKNQPPLIKPPSQPYRDVNSETGKRVQTVKYWPKFRFG; this is translated from the exons AtgattgttcctctctctctttttatcttcGCTCTGCTGCAGTTGATTTGCGCAGCTGTGGTCGCCGTCTCCGCCGTAGTAATCACTGGATCGGTTAAATACGTCTCCTTGGAGGACCAACTTCTGGAAGAGGGTACTATCAGTGGTTCAGGACGCAGGACTTGCAGGCTGTACTGTCGGGTTGGCATTGGTTTCCATCTCCAGATCCACACTGACGGAAGAGTGAACGGCAGTCATGAACCTAATCAGTTGA GTGTCCTGGAGCTCTTTGCGGTTTCTCAGGGGGTCATTGGTATCCGAGGAGTCTACAGCAACAGATTTTTAGCCATGAACAAGAGAGGAAGGCTACATGCTATC GAGCGATTCACGGACGACTGTAGGTTCTGGGAGCGTTTCCAGGAGAGCAGTTACAACACTTACGCCTCAGTGTTGCACCGGAACCACCGGACGGGACGGGACTGGTACGTGGCCCTGAACAAGAGAGGAAAATCCAAGATGGGCTCCAGCCCCAGGGTCAAATCCCAGCACGTTTCCACGCACTTCCTCCCCAGGCTCCATGTGCACAACCTGCAGAGAGTTCGTGGTTTCACCATCACCGACAGGAGCAAAGAGAGGAGGAAAAACCAGCCGCCACTGATCAAACCGCCCTCGCAACCATACAGGGATGTTAATTCagagacagggaagagggtgcagACTGTCAAGTACTGGCCCAAGTTTCGGTTTGGATAG